A stretch of Microbacterium sp. LWH3-1.2 DNA encodes these proteins:
- a CDS encoding VOC family protein: MSAVTPFLWFDDAAEEAVTFYTGLIPDSELVTIDRYPEAVPGMGGKVMHVHFRLGGRDYFGMDAGPQFPFTEAVSLYVACRDQAEVDRYWDALTADGGQEQPCGWLKDRWGLSWQIIPDRLVELIRHPDPEVAHRAVQAMLRMRRIDLAVLEAAVADG, encoded by the coding sequence ATGAGCGCAGTGACCCCGTTCCTCTGGTTCGACGATGCCGCGGAGGAGGCCGTCACGTTCTACACGGGGCTGATCCCGGACTCCGAGCTCGTGACGATCGACCGCTACCCCGAGGCGGTGCCGGGCATGGGAGGGAAGGTCATGCACGTGCACTTCCGGCTCGGCGGCCGGGACTACTTCGGGATGGATGCCGGTCCGCAGTTCCCGTTCACCGAGGCGGTCTCGCTGTACGTCGCGTGCCGCGATCAGGCGGAGGTCGACCGATACTGGGACGCGCTCACGGCGGACGGCGGTCAGGAGCAGCCCTGTGGGTGGCTCAAGGACCGCTGGGGCCTGTCGTGGCAGATCATCCCGGACCGGCTCGTCGAGTTGATCCGCCACCCCGACCCCGAGGTCGCCCACCGCGCCGTGCAGGCGATGCTCCGGATGCGGCGCATCGACCTCGCGGTCCTCGAGGCGGCCGTGGCGGACGGATGA
- a CDS encoding PQQ-dependent sugar dehydrogenase — MRRDARLAAVGCLVLVLTATSGCSAPAPQPTPSSPAPTIGPSTTAATQTWWRAGSVTGTLASALVAPWSVVPLDGGGALISERGDGTVLELTPDGEVRTVGVIPGVVSGGESGLHGLALLRTDGAPTLFAYSGAADDNRVARMPLLGEPGSFELGEPEVILEGIARASTHDGGRLAFGPDGYLYITTGDAQQRDAPQDRDSLNGKILRVTADGDPAPGNPWGTRVWSMGHRNVQGIAWTADGTMWASEFGQNTWDELNRIEPGGDYGWPVVEGISGRGEFTDPVAQWPTSAASPSGIAARGDTIFMAGLRGERLWQIDTDAGKMRDEPVAAFVGEHGRLRDVVALPDGSLWLLTNNTDGRGSPRPGDDLLLRVEVVPAP, encoded by the coding sequence ATGAGGCGCGACGCCCGGTTGGCGGCGGTCGGATGCCTCGTCCTGGTGCTGACCGCGACATCCGGGTGCAGCGCTCCGGCGCCCCAGCCGACACCGTCTTCGCCGGCACCCACGATCGGTCCGAGCACCACTGCGGCTACCCAGACCTGGTGGCGCGCCGGCTCCGTCACCGGGACCCTCGCGTCGGCGCTCGTCGCACCGTGGTCGGTCGTGCCGCTCGACGGCGGGGGAGCCCTCATCTCCGAACGCGGTGACGGCACGGTTCTCGAACTCACCCCCGACGGCGAGGTCCGCACAGTCGGCGTGATCCCCGGTGTGGTGTCAGGCGGCGAGTCCGGCCTCCACGGGCTCGCGCTCCTCCGGACTGACGGCGCCCCCACGCTCTTCGCCTATTCGGGTGCGGCCGACGACAATCGCGTGGCACGGATGCCGCTGCTCGGCGAGCCGGGATCCTTCGAGCTGGGCGAGCCTGAGGTGATCCTCGAGGGCATCGCGCGGGCGAGCACCCACGACGGCGGGCGCCTCGCCTTCGGCCCGGACGGTTACCTGTACATCACGACGGGAGACGCGCAGCAACGCGACGCCCCGCAGGACCGCGACAGCCTCAACGGCAAGATCCTGCGCGTGACCGCCGACGGCGATCCTGCCCCCGGCAATCCGTGGGGCACGCGCGTGTGGTCGATGGGGCATCGCAACGTGCAGGGGATCGCGTGGACGGCCGACGGCACGATGTGGGCCAGCGAATTCGGTCAGAACACCTGGGACGAGCTCAACCGCATCGAACCGGGGGGAGACTACGGCTGGCCCGTGGTCGAGGGGATCTCCGGGCGGGGGGAGTTCACGGATCCGGTGGCCCAGTGGCCGACGAGCGCTGCGAGCCCCAGCGGCATCGCCGCCCGCGGCGACACGATATTCATGGCGGGGCTCCGCGGCGAGCGGCTCTGGCAGATCGACACCGACGCGGGGAAGATGCGCGATGAGCCCGTCGCCGCGTTCGTGGGCGAGCACGGACGACTGCGAGACGTCGTCGCGCTGCCAGACGGGTCGCTGTGGCTGCTGACGAACAACACCGACGGGCGAGGTTCGCCGCGACCAGGCGACGATCTCCTCCTGCGCGTAGAGGTCGTTCCGGCCCCGTGA
- the rsfS gene encoding ribosome silencing factor, with protein sequence MVASAQSHDMLQTAAAAADAKGGEDLVALDVSQPLPLVDIFLLVTGRSERNVAAIADEIEDKLLEAGHKRLRREGREESRWILIDFGDLVVHVFHEQERVYYGLERLWKDCPVVPITLPARATAEE encoded by the coding sequence ATGGTGGCGAGCGCGCAGTCGCACGACATGCTCCAGACCGCTGCGGCAGCGGCCGACGCGAAGGGCGGCGAGGATCTCGTCGCCCTCGACGTGTCGCAGCCGCTCCCGCTGGTCGACATCTTCCTGCTCGTCACGGGCCGCAGCGAGCGCAACGTCGCGGCGATCGCCGACGAGATCGAGGACAAGCTGCTCGAAGCGGGCCACAAGCGACTGCGTCGCGAAGGTCGTGAGGAGTCCCGGTGGATCCTCATCGACTTCGGCGACCTCGTCGTCCACGTGTTCCACGAGCAGGAACGCGTCTACTACGGCCTCGAGCGGCTGTGGAAGGACTGCCCCGTGGTTCCGATCACCCTTCCCGCGCGAGCGACCGCCGAAGAGTGA